A single window of Desulfomicrobium macestii DNA harbors:
- a CDS encoding helix-turn-helix transcriptional regulator, with product MKAQDSTGYQILLRLAEAPHDYFLERWSVRMEAAGYLQHTTAKRVDCLVALKEFMQPLLGHIERHDIPEEFSALLRCDTGWERFLIESSRRHRSRGITFDMFLGCFKTFVYSLLDVIERMDAPYSHKVEARRLVRLYGDALEVLYLQDWIRTFPEFSNTRLDEMNRLLTLEKCRFENILNATSDLMFVVDGNGLVANINAAVKAVMEEASTLNRPIWDVLSLEGASVEELLRYYPVGITCELAPFDETTIYRMQINPINSVSLASDQYIFVLTNMTAQAMQRQTLERIVDEKTEALRKEKAQLEEMNITLRNVLKSVGKEHEDHASNLAAKVNTLVLPALDRIESENDASIRKGYVTVVKDQLTRLLPRDPGGMPLLLKLTQTEMKVCQFIQSGHSNKDIADLMNLSVETIQTHRKNIRRKLDLLGKSVSLYAHLNTMGLHD from the coding sequence AGCGCCCCATGACTATTTTTTGGAGCGCTGGTCCGTGCGCATGGAGGCTGCCGGATATCTGCAACACACCACGGCAAAACGCGTTGATTGCCTTGTCGCCCTGAAGGAATTCATGCAGCCGCTCCTTGGACATATCGAGCGCCATGATATTCCCGAGGAATTCTCCGCACTGCTGCGCTGCGACACGGGATGGGAACGTTTCCTGATCGAATCCTCCCGCCGTCACAGATCACGCGGCATCACCTTCGACATGTTTCTCGGCTGCTTCAAGACATTCGTGTACAGTCTGCTCGACGTCATCGAACGGATGGACGCCCCATACAGCCACAAAGTGGAGGCGCGCAGACTCGTCCGGCTCTACGGCGACGCGCTTGAAGTGCTCTATCTGCAGGACTGGATCAGGACTTTTCCCGAATTTTCAAACACAAGGCTCGACGAGATGAACAGGCTGCTGACCCTTGAGAAATGCCGCTTCGAGAATATTCTCAACGCCACGTCCGATCTCATGTTCGTGGTGGACGGCAATGGTCTGGTGGCCAACATCAATGCCGCGGTCAAGGCCGTGATGGAAGAGGCTTCGACGCTGAACCGTCCGATCTGGGACGTTCTTTCCCTCGAAGGCGCTTCCGTGGAAGAACTGCTGCGCTACTATCCGGTCGGCATCACCTGCGAACTGGCCCCGTTTGACGAGACCACCATTTACCGGATGCAGATAAACCCCATCAACTCCGTCAGCCTGGCCAGCGACCAGTACATCTTCGTCCTGACCAACATGACCGCGCAGGCCATGCAGCGCCAGACCCTGGAACGCATCGTGGACGAAAAGACCGAGGCGCTGCGCAAGGAAAAAGCGCAGCTCGAGGAAATGAACATCACGCTGCGTAATGTCCTCAAGAGCGTCGGCAAGGAACACGAGGACCACGCCAGCAACCTGGCCGCCAAGGTCAACACGCTCGTCCTGCCCGCACTGGATCGCATCGAATCGGAAAACGACGCCTCGATCCGCAAGGGCTACGTCACCGTCGTCAAGGACCAGCTGACGCGCCTCCTGCCCCGGGACCCCGGCGGCATGCCCCTGCTCCTCAAGCTCACGCAGACGGAGATGAAAGTCTGCCAGTTCATTCAATCCGGCCACTCCAACAAGGACATCGCCGACCTCATGAACCTCTCCGTCGAGACCATCCAGACCCACCGCAAGAACATCCGCCGCAAGCTCGACCTGCTCGGCAAGAGCGTCAGCCTGTACGCCCATCTCAACACCATGGGCCTGCACGACTGA
- a CDS encoding molecular chaperone TorD family protein gives MNDASIACIESLRDFFSASNAMELEDAAVRIAGSVAAVIPPDTDWTAVEYEFNRLFVGPAAVPAPLYASAYCESDRVLMGKAALEARRLYHQLGLAVPREGVIPDDHLAFELEAMIVLKSALGADAPPSQDAKALHAWFVHEHLARWLGPFILATRTHASPGGVVALAADALAAWFDKELNTTATPLPE, from the coding sequence ATGAACGACGCAAGTATCGCCTGCATCGAAAGCCTGCGCGATTTCTTTTCCGCATCGAACGCCATGGAATTGGAGGATGCGGCCGTGCGCATCGCCGGAAGCGTCGCTGCCGTCATTCCCCCCGACACGGACTGGACAGCGGTCGAGTATGAATTCAACCGCCTGTTCGTAGGCCCCGCCGCCGTTCCCGCCCCGTTGTATGCATCCGCGTATTGCGAATCCGACCGCGTCCTGATGGGCAAGGCGGCCCTGGAGGCCCGCCGACTGTATCACCAACTCGGTCTGGCCGTGCCCCGGGAGGGAGTCATCCCGGATGACCATCTGGCCTTTGAACTGGAGGCGATGATCGTCCTGAAAAGCGCTCTTGGCGCGGACGCCCCGCCATCCCAGGATGCCAAAGCCCTGCATGCCTGGTTCGTGCACGAGCATCTGGCCCGGTGGCTTGGGCCCTTCATCCTGGCGACCAGGACCCATGCGTCCCCGGGCGGGGTCGTCGCACTGGCCGCGGACGCCCTGGCCGCGTGGTTCGACAAGGAACTCAACACAACTGCGACGCCGCTTCCGGAATGA
- a CDS encoding ABC transporter ATP-binding protein, translated as MNDSIIKAQGLTKTYGQGASLTQALRGVDLEIARGGLTCIVGPSGHGKSTLMHLLGGLDRPSSGRVDLDGQDMFTLGDSELAALRSCKIGFVFQFFNLLQSLTARENVETALMLAAASEARQKERAEELLALVGLSDKTNAKPGQLSGGQQQRVAIARALANDPPVLLMDEPTGNLDSAAEAEVLGVLEDLVQKGKTIILVTHSADIAARADTLVRVRDGVICHG; from the coding sequence ATGAATGATTCAATCATTAAGGCCCAGGGTCTGACCAAGACCTATGGCCAGGGCGCAAGCCTGACCCAGGCCCTGCGCGGCGTGGATCTTGAAATCGCGCGTGGCGGCCTGACCTGCATCGTCGGCCCCTCGGGGCACGGCAAATCGACGCTCATGCATCTGCTCGGGGGGCTGGACCGTCCCAGCAGCGGGCGGGTCGATCTCGACGGGCAGGACATGTTCACGCTTGGGGACAGCGAACTGGCCGCGTTGCGTTCGTGCAAGATCGGGTTCGTGTTCCAGTTCTTCAACCTGCTGCAGAGCCTCACGGCCCGGGAAAACGTGGAAACGGCCCTGATGCTGGCCGCCGCGTCCGAGGCCCGGCAAAAAGAGCGGGCCGAGGAACTGCTGGCGCTGGTCGGGCTCTCGGACAAGACAAATGCCAAGCCGGGGCAGCTCTCCGGGGGGCAGCAGCAGCGCGTGGCCATTGCTCGGGCCCTGGCCAACGATCCGCCGGTGCTGCTCATGGACGAGCCCACGGGGAACCTGGATTCGGCGGCGGAGGCGGAGGTGCTTGGCGTGCTTGAAGATCTCGTCCAAAAGGGCAAGACCATCATTTTGGTCACGCACAGCGCCGACATCGCCGCTCGGGCCGACACCCTGGTGCGGGTGCGCGACGGCGTCATCTGTCACGGCTGA
- a CDS encoding molybdopterin-dependent oxidoreductase, producing MSQKTRALSRRQFLKGISVAGAASLLPLRLLMPYSAEAATAFREQDFQIFRNACPRNCYDTCSIKTFVKDGVVQFIEGAQESTFTQGGLCVKGYAYPRRVYSPDRIKYPMVQDGRRTGNWRRVSWDEAMDRIAGKILEIKEKDGSLLGLGLTKYSGNFGITNYGVEGMMSSLGYTTRFVGTPCWPAGIDAQNYDLGDMWCNDPEDMVKSRYVIIWGANPAWCSVHSMKYVNEAKRRGAKVVVIDPVFTQTAAKGDVYWQPEASSDGALALGMARHVLDLGLVDSDFVNNHAKGFAEFAAYLRENVTVEWAAGVSGIPADQIREVAEEFASADPATIWIGYGMQRHTNGGASVRAIDALVAMTGNVGKEGGGARYGHLRTWGFNYHALLQKQPEGAKGFIGATGPKGEFDFTKGEAASFTDRTVNINKTAQAILDTKDPALKMLWVSCKNPFAQDFDRPKLEKAFDTLEMVVSVEQFFTETVNNSDIVLPVTTLFEEWTVNASYWHYWVGINEQAIKPMYETKSNIEIAALLSKKMNQLAPGSCTFPQDIDTREWLEKEFNQGIYDYLGIKHWTDLKNGPVKARLASSASWSDKKFGTPSGQYEFHSELCQQNGHDALPRYKEGRKPYDEFRLLTPHTKFGLHSQFINLDWMHEFNKEPFLYMHPDDAQEKKIADLDMVRVFNKVGELKIKVKLTSNVAKKSLVIYEAWFGQGNDFNVQNLVDDESADMGAYKTGAPGVAIHGQFANVERV from the coding sequence ATGTCCCAAAAAACGAGAGCTCTCAGCAGGCGTCAATTCCTTAAAGGGATCTCCGTGGCCGGAGCGGCCTCGCTGCTCCCCTTGAGGCTGCTGATGCCGTATTCGGCCGAGGCCGCGACAGCGTTCAGGGAACAGGATTTCCAGATCTTCAGGAACGCCTGCCCCAGAAACTGCTACGATACCTGTTCCATCAAGACGTTCGTCAAGGACGGGGTGGTCCAGTTCATCGAGGGCGCGCAGGAGTCCACATTCACCCAGGGCGGCCTGTGCGTGAAAGGCTATGCCTATCCGAGGCGCGTCTACAGCCCGGACCGGATCAAATACCCCATGGTGCAGGACGGCCGTCGCACGGGCAACTGGCGCCGCGTTTCGTGGGACGAAGCCATGGACCGCATCGCAGGCAAGATCCTCGAAATAAAGGAAAAGGACGGCTCCCTGCTGGGGCTTGGCCTGACCAAATATTCCGGAAACTTCGGCATCACCAACTACGGCGTCGAGGGCATGATGTCTTCGCTCGGCTATACGACCCGCTTTGTGGGCACACCCTGCTGGCCGGCCGGTATCGACGCCCAGAACTACGACCTTGGCGACATGTGGTGCAACGACCCCGAGGACATGGTCAAATCCAGATACGTAATCATCTGGGGAGCCAATCCCGCGTGGTGCTCGGTGCACTCCATGAAATACGTCAATGAGGCCAAGCGGCGCGGGGCCAAGGTCGTGGTCATCGACCCCGTCTTCACCCAGACCGCCGCCAAGGGCGATGTCTACTGGCAGCCCGAAGCGTCCAGCGACGGCGCACTGGCGCTGGGCATGGCCCGTCACGTCCTCGACCTGGGCCTGGTGGACAGCGATTTCGTGAACAACCACGCCAAGGGCTTCGCCGAATTCGCCGCCTACCTGCGCGAAAACGTCACCGTGGAATGGGCCGCGGGCGTGAGCGGCATCCCCGCCGACCAGATCAGGGAAGTGGCAGAGGAGTTTGCCAGCGCCGATCCGGCCACGATCTGGATCGGCTACGGGATGCAGCGGCACACCAACGGCGGCGCTTCGGTCCGGGCCATCGACGCCCTCGTCGCCATGACCGGCAATGTCGGCAAGGAAGGCGGTGGGGCGCGCTACGGCCACCTGCGAACCTGGGGCTTCAACTACCACGCGCTGCTCCAGAAACAGCCCGAAGGCGCCAAGGGTTTTATCGGAGCGACGGGCCCCAAGGGCGAATTCGACTTCACCAAGGGCGAAGCCGCAAGCTTCACGGACCGCACCGTGAACATCAACAAGACCGCGCAGGCCATCCTGGACACCAAGGACCCCGCCCTGAAAATGCTCTGGGTGTCGTGCAAGAATCCCTTCGCCCAGGACTTCGACCGTCCCAAACTTGAAAAAGCCTTCGACACGCTGGAAATGGTCGTCTCGGTGGAACAGTTCTTCACCGAAACGGTGAACAATTCGGACATCGTGCTGCCGGTGACCACGCTCTTCGAGGAGTGGACCGTCAACGCCTCCTACTGGCACTACTGGGTGGGCATCAACGAGCAGGCCATAAAACCCATGTACGAGACCAAATCGAATATCGAGATTGCCGCCCTGCTCTCCAAAAAGATGAACCAGCTCGCACCCGGCTCCTGCACATTCCCGCAGGACATCGACACCCGGGAATGGCTGGAGAAGGAGTTCAACCAGGGCATCTACGACTACCTGGGCATCAAACACTGGACCGACCTGAAGAACGGCCCCGTCAAGGCAAGGCTCGCGTCCTCGGCCTCCTGGAGCGACAAGAAATTCGGCACGCCTTCCGGCCAGTACGAGTTTCACTCGGAGCTTTGCCAACAGAACGGCCACGATGCCCTGCCAAGATACAAGGAAGGTCGCAAACCGTACGACGAGTTCAGGCTGCTGACGCCGCACACGAAATTCGGTCTGCATTCGCAATTCATCAATCTCGACTGGATGCACGAATTCAACAAGGAACCTTTCCTCTATATGCATCCCGATGACGCGCAAGAAAAGAAGATCGCGGATCTCGACATGGTGCGTGTCTTCAACAAGGTCGGAGAACTCAAAATCAAGGTCAAGCTGACAAGCAACGTCGCCAAGAAATCCCTGGTCATCTATGAAGCGTGGTTTGGACAGGGAAATGACTTCAACGTCCAGAATCTGGTGGATGATGAATCAGCGGACATGGGTGCATACAAGACCGGAGCACCGGGTGTCGCCATTCATGGGCAGTTCGCCAATGTGGAACGGGTCTAA
- a CDS encoding dimethyl sulfoxide reductase anchor subunit family protein, which produces MQSMELPLVLFTVLSQAAIGLVLMNAVRLHAGPGGGNARKEWTLVAALMGVGIAASLFHLGHPLESYRALAHLEKAWLSREVLAAGIFFALAAFAAFTGREKGSPVLVWASVLTGLLALLASGMTYAPPALPAVNNALPTVFFLISAVVLGAGFASWFAADGNQPLLARIFVTALVVGLVVRLTVPCAWLSGSEIMRQTGMAWLGAPLYWIHIALMAACLGVLWKNRAIPVWLPILALAGELAGRAVFFSETIHTAVNIGAPY; this is translated from the coding sequence ATGCAATCCATGGAATTACCACTGGTCCTCTTTACGGTCCTCTCGCAGGCCGCCATCGGCCTCGTTCTCATGAACGCCGTACGTCTTCACGCGGGCCCCGGCGGAGGCAACGCCCGCAAGGAATGGACGCTGGTCGCGGCCTTGATGGGGGTGGGCATCGCGGCCTCCCTCTTTCACCTCGGCCATCCGCTTGAATCCTACCGCGCGCTTGCGCATCTTGAAAAAGCGTGGCTCAGCCGCGAAGTGCTCGCGGCGGGGATTTTCTTCGCGCTGGCGGCCTTCGCAGCGTTCACGGGGCGGGAAAAAGGGTCACCCGTACTGGTCTGGGCCTCGGTGCTGACCGGACTTCTGGCGCTCCTGGCCTCGGGCATGACCTATGCCCCGCCCGCGCTGCCGGCGGTGAACAACGCCCTGCCCACGGTCTTCTTCCTGATCTCCGCCGTGGTCCTTGGCGCCGGGTTCGCAAGCTGGTTCGCCGCCGACGGCAACCAGCCGTTGCTGGCCCGCATCTTTGTGACGGCCCTTGTGGTCGGTCTGGTCGTGCGCCTGACCGTCCCCTGCGCCTGGCTCTCCGGCTCGGAGATCATGCGCCAGACGGGCATGGCCTGGCTCGGCGCTCCGCTTTACTGGATCCATATCGCGCTCATGGCGGCGTGCCTCGGCGTACTCTGGAAAAACCGCGCAATCCCGGTCTGGCTCCCCATACTGGCCCTGGCCGGAGAACTGGCGGGTCGTGCAGTGTTCTTTTCCGAGACAATCCACACGGCCGTCAATATCGGCGCTCCGTACTGA
- a CDS encoding tetratricopeptide repeat protein, whose translation MAKSSTKQQPGKKNNTLVYGIVILMAGALIGVAFSTAFHSTKGQGEAPAQTQGNDMLGQIKIYSDRVALNPQDVNAWITLGNLYFDTGQPAKSIEAYSRALEISPGNPNVLTDMGVMHRSLGEFQKALDAFAKAIAVDPGHETARMNTGIVLLYDLGDKDGAIAAWQDLVRVNPRAVNANGTPIADILREMTGTTQDVGGGQKLLGPKTNPAD comes from the coding sequence ATGGCAAAATCATCGACAAAACAGCAGCCAGGCAAAAAGAACAATACCCTGGTTTACGGGATCGTGATCCTGATGGCCGGGGCGCTCATCGGAGTCGCCTTCAGCACGGCTTTTCATTCCACCAAGGGGCAGGGTGAAGCTCCTGCCCAGACCCAGGGCAATGACATGCTTGGCCAGATCAAGATCTATTCCGACCGCGTGGCCCTGAACCCGCAGGACGTGAACGCCTGGATCACCCTCGGCAACCTCTACTTCGACACGGGCCAGCCCGCCAAGTCCATCGAGGCTTACAGCCGTGCCCTTGAGATCAGCCCGGGCAATCCCAACGTGCTGACCGACATGGGCGTCATGCATCGCTCTTTGGGCGAATTCCAGAAGGCCCTGGACGCCTTCGCCAAGGCCATCGCCGTAGACCCCGGACATGAGACGGCGCGCATGAACACCGGCATCGTGCTGCTCTACGACCTCGGCGACAAGGATGGTGCCATCGCGGCCTGGCAGGATCTGGTGCGCGTCAATCCGCGGGCTGTGAACGCCAACGGCACGCCCATCGCGGACATCCTGCGCGAGATGACCGGTACGACGCAGGACGTGGGCGGTGGACAGAAGCTGCTCGGCCCCAAGACCAACCCCGCCGACTGA
- a CDS encoding ABC transporter permease — translation MTPAKLVFKNIVRRRGRFVFTLLGIVIGMASFVTFVALGGSLTAQISKESAALGANLVVTPKGSCAFEQVSILTGEQLPTTITAEEVGAIRAIPGMTAIPFLAERSAIQNRPVSVLGVPTEESLPFKGWRVSDGRYFNAPGEHGALLGAVVAGQFGLGPGGEVTIRGTQLPVLGVLEETGGKDDLTVFLSLPVAQTLYDQQDRVSYVAVRVDRLEEVDAYALKIKEVVSLGVVSDKQMLASVLSIVGTVSVTLQLIAAVAVLAAAFGIVNTMMTATYERKREIGILQAMGATRGTIFRLFLLESGIYGLLGGIGGAALGLVASMLATPLISQNAASSFVKGAQGGVDPLMLAGAVLFSTLIAMLSGLYPAWRASRLSPVEAISYE, via the coding sequence ATGACCCCGGCCAAACTTGTTTTCAAGAACATCGTCCGTCGCAGGGGGCGGTTCGTCTTCACCTTGCTGGGCATCGTCATCGGCATGGCCTCTTTTGTAACCTTCGTGGCGCTTGGCGGAAGCCTCACGGCGCAGATCAGCAAGGAGTCCGCCGCCCTGGGCGCGAATCTGGTTGTCACTCCCAAAGGCAGCTGCGCCTTCGAGCAGGTCTCGATCCTGACCGGTGAACAGTTGCCGACCACCATCACCGCCGAAGAGGTCGGGGCCATCCGCGCAATCCCCGGCATGACTGCTATTCCCTTCCTGGCTGAGCGTTCGGCCATCCAGAACCGCCCGGTCTCCGTGCTGGGCGTTCCGACCGAGGAGTCACTGCCGTTCAAGGGGTGGCGTGTCTCGGATGGGCGCTATTTCAACGCCCCAGGCGAACATGGCGCGCTGCTCGGCGCGGTGGTGGCCGGGCAGTTCGGCCTTGGGCCGGGCGGGGAAGTGACGATCCGCGGGACGCAGCTGCCGGTGCTCGGGGTGCTCGAAGAGACGGGCGGCAAGGACGACCTGACCGTGTTCCTGTCCCTGCCGGTGGCGCAGACGCTGTACGATCAGCAGGACCGCGTCTCGTACGTGGCGGTGCGGGTGGACCGCCTGGAAGAGGTCGATGCCTATGCTCTCAAGATCAAGGAAGTGGTGAGCCTGGGCGTGGTCTCGGACAAGCAGATGTTGGCCTCGGTCCTGTCCATCGTGGGCACGGTCAGCGTGACCCTGCAGCTCATCGCGGCGGTGGCCGTGCTGGCGGCGGCTTTTGGCATCGTCAACACCATGATGACCGCGACCTACGAGCGCAAGCGCGAGATCGGCATTCTGCAGGCCATGGGCGCGACCAGAGGGACGATCTTTCGCCTCTTCCTGCTCGAATCCGGGATCTACGGACTGCTGGGCGGCATCGGCGGGGCCGCGCTGGGTCTTGTGGCGTCCATGCTCGCGACTCCGCTCATCAGCCAGAACGCGGCATCGTCTTTCGTCAAGGGCGCGCAGGGCGGAGTCGATCCGCTCATGCTGGCCGGGGCCGTGCTTTTTTCGACGCTCATCGCCATGCTCTCCGGGCTCTATCCCGCCTGGCGCGCGTCCAGACTTTCACCGGTGGAGGCCATCAGCTATGAATGA
- a CDS encoding 4Fe-4S dicluster domain-containing protein produces MKKQYAFLVDSEKCIGCFTCAMACRNYYHQEKGVVWRHVYPLNEEIYPHRERAFFSLACNHCENPACLNVCLVEAYTKREDGVVVHHQEKCIGCGNCIRSCPYGAPVYNPVEKRAEKCSFCHERLDAGLLPACVQSCPTGALKLIDLATMEPGNHVQFPPGFPKNDKVNSSTRFIMPKVPTMVRR; encoded by the coding sequence ATGAAGAAACAATATGCCTTTTTGGTCGATTCGGAGAAATGCATCGGATGCTTCACCTGCGCCATGGCCTGCCGCAACTATTACCATCAGGAGAAGGGCGTTGTGTGGCGGCATGTCTATCCGCTCAATGAAGAAATATATCCGCATCGGGAACGGGCCTTCTTCTCGCTGGCCTGCAACCATTGTGAAAACCCGGCCTGCCTGAACGTATGCCTGGTGGAAGCCTACACCAAGCGCGAGGACGGGGTCGTTGTACACCATCAGGAAAAATGCATCGGCTGCGGAAACTGCATCCGCTCATGCCCTTACGGCGCTCCGGTGTACAATCCCGTGGAGAAACGCGCGGAGAAATGCAGCTTCTGCCACGAACGGCTTGACGCGGGGCTCTTGCCCGCCTGCGTGCAAAGCTGCCCGACAGGCGCACTGAAGCTCATCGATCTGGCCACGATGGAACCCGGAAACCATGTCCAGTTCCCTCCCGGATTTCCGAAAAACGACAAGGTGAACTCCTCCACCCGGTTCATCATGCCCAAAGTTCCAACAATGGTAAGGAGGTAG